A single region of the Ignavibacteria bacterium genome encodes:
- a CDS encoding acyl-CoA thioesterase: protein MDKPVKISQVVMTELVLPNHTNPHSHLLGGQLMLWIDICAALCAAKHAQAVCVTASVDKIDFHHPIKLGEVVTLQASVNRVFNTSLEVGVKIHSESFYSGNRAHTNSAYLTFVSIDKDGNPVPAPKVIPETEEEIRRFEQAGTRREQRLRNRIK from the coding sequence ATGGATAAGCCGGTAAAAATCTCTCAGGTCGTTATGACCGAGCTGGTGCTTCCAAACCACACCAACCCCCACTCACATCTTTTGGGCGGGCAGTTGATGCTTTGGATCGATATTTGTGCCGCTCTCTGCGCCGCAAAACACGCCCAGGCCGTCTGCGTAACTGCCTCTGTTGATAAAATTGATTTTCACCACCCCATTAAACTCGGGGAAGTGGTTACACTTCAGGCATCGGTAAACAGAGTATTTAATACCTCGCTTGAAGTGGGGGTAAAAATCCACTCCGAATCATTTTATTCGGGGAACAGAGCGCATACAAACAGTGCGTATCTTACATTTGTAAGTATCGACAAAGATGGCAACCCCGTACCCGCACCAAAAGTAATCCCCGAAACTGAAGAGGAGATTCGCCGGTTTGAGCAGGCAGGAACCAGACGGGAACAGCGCCTCCGTAACCGGATAAAATGA